The segment ATAACACACTTAAGTATTCATGTTAATTTAGTTTATTCGGTTGATTTCCAGTTGTATACTTCCTTAACAATAAGCCTAATGATGCAATGTGActgtattaacaaattattttcattttgattgttaGCAATTTACGAATATAAGATAAAACCAATCGGATTTCCAGACTACATAAGTTCTTAATACAAaacttttggaaaaatatttcagtagctcatttacataaatttgcaCACAAATTTTTAGGGAAATGTAATACtaagaaattgttattattattattatttttgtcttaatAATAAAAGGACTTTTTTGCTTGGTTCCAAAATGCCTGGAAATTTAGAATGGGTATGGTCGGGGGTAGAAATCGCCTCTTTTAGAGACGCATGAGCATAGAGGGTAATATATCTAAGTTATTTCACCTTGGAATAAGGAGAGGTCAAGTTTGTACTAGCCTCTTCAGTAAAGCAGACAGTGGTAACAGGCCCCTTATATCATGGCCAGCAATTTCTTAACTATTCAATTTAACAAGTGTTATGttactacattttataaaacaatgtacaatTGTAAATTTTTGGTTATTAGTAATTATCTTAGCGTTAATGAAGACTATTGGTCGTTGAGGTAGAGAGCGTGTATGCCTGTCAGCAAGATATGGCATTAACGAACAAAcctatggattttaaatttttataaattttcatgtaTACATTGGCAACACTAAGTTCCTGCCTGACTTTagcaaatattcttttatttatgttatagcTAAACTTGATCGAAACGATAAAATCTCagagttaaataatttgtaaacaacctGAGCGTAcacatatgagattttaaatactatcaaataactttattcatagagtaaaacataaaaagtgttaggtaaatattaaatgtttgcgAAAAGATTGGATTCCCTCGCGTTGTAGTATACTCACTAGTTCACctgaactttattatttaaacactgctatgaaacctaactcagttaaaaaaattgaatataatatgtatcttataatatataatatatatatatatatatatatatatatatatatatatatatatttataacacaaaatttctaaaatagttttatctgtACACAAACTTACCTTgcaacttcatttatacatacacaAGAAAGTGATCTGTAATGGTTCATGTctaatcatttaattaaatatttaatcttcttTATAGTATCTGTCTGTGTATTCTTACCGCAGAataataaaagaatgaaaatttaggcttgaaatgttgcatgaaacctTGGTTTTGGCCTGTTGGGTAGAACATAtggtaatttatataaaagtgaTCTACCTGAGACCGACTCACCCTGATGAGGAGCTGTAGGGCCCAACACTGGCGCTAGTTGAGGTGTGTCCTCCACGATGTCCAGCTCTGTACTGCGCCGGTAGAGAGTGAACTGAGTGGCCAGACAGCGCAGGCGCAACCTCCCCTCCAAGAACACTTTGGGGGACGAGTCTACTTCTAGCCTCAGCACAGCTGTGTCTGAGTCATCAGGCCGCGTACCACGCATTGTCTCGTACAGTACCTTCACTAGCGGGGAGTGTTTTACCTGTTACAGAAGCAGAAGAATTATTttactaacctcaaaaaattGGAACTCGTGTTTGCGTTGTGTGACCTATTCAGTTGTACTTACAATTTTACTACTACGGAGCTTAAAAAGAATAAAccctttgaaataaaaactattttagaataATAGGTTTATCGTACAtcatttgtttaaaagaaaataaatcattagagGTACAACCAGTTTAACACAATTATTGTATcacttaatttgtaaaatgtttaaaacaattataatattcatattcctaccattaaaattacttaaattaaaaatacaaaacttttgcaTCACATAGAAAATATTTGGCATAGGAATGTGTAATTCTcatgtaaaaatgtgtaataaatttgtaatacttcAATAAATACGTATACAAATCTTACAATGTACTTACaaatttatcttgtaaataacaaaaatataataatacattaataaatgattgtttttgtggttcaataatataacaatatacaaagggaatataatagttaatttaatttaattgttatgaataatgaattacatttagctgaataataaaaaaattatccataTAATACAGtagcattattattttacataaagaaCGTACTCTATTACCTTTTTAATGTGGAAATACCTGTTATCGTAGGCACACCGTTGTGTGGTTAATACAGGTACCTTTACAAGGAGATGATATGTTTCTATAATGCTTTTTCGTTAATTTATGATTATcgcaaattttttaaataaacttatctaGTAATAAAAACTACTATGTATGTTGTACAATGGAAAATAAATGACtagctttaaattaaaatctacgATATGTGCCCTGAAAtcttataaacataaaactacaataccgaaaatattatttatagtttttttacatattattagtgAGGGatgatttaaatacattataggATTTGAGATCTATGCTTTGTTtcaaaaatggaacaaaataatccGAGGGTAAATATACTCTTTCTCAAGTGTCATAATCCCTAACAAATGAGGTTAAAGAACAAAAGAATACAAGTATGGCAAATACCAGACATACAATAATAGCATAACGTTCAGATTCATGAGAATACATTAATTGCAACTGAACCGCAACACTCTCGCACGCACTGGGGAAAGGTTTATACTGGGAAGAAAATCAATGTAGATACTTCTTACGATACTGTGGCGCGtcacctgaaaaaaaaaaaaaaaactaaataaaacaaagcgACGCTGGGGAGGGGGACGAGTGAAGGACAAAAGCATTCGGCCCTATGTTTTAGTTATGGTTAGTCTCAAAGTCTTGGTGTGTGATGCCAGCACATAACAGCTGAATCAcacttttatcaaatttattttaatttagttagaTCAAGTCAATTTGCCACACTTAATTTGaagattttgtatttgtttaccCCTATGTAATAACAATATTGACATCTAAGGATGAGGGtaaatttcatatattgaaaaatagtgtTTAGTTGGGGAAACATAGTATCTTCCATTATCTTTTCCAAGATAATAATTTTAGcaaattacattctttttttCGTAATCCTAGTAGTTTGAATTGGCCATTTCGCTACCTAATAACTTGACTTACGTTTTGGCAAGTAAATATCTAGTCGTCACATCTAATCACGAatcatattatattctttattgacTGATGAACTAACTATATTATATGTAACcaatgtaaaaactatataaacagcCAGAGAGACTGAAAGATATTTCTGCAAATTAATACTTAGATCAACCCACTACTTGCCTGTTGGCCGTTGATGTACCAAGTAAGGTTGGCCGGTGGGTATCCACCTTGGGAGGTACAGTTAGCTCGAATTTTCTCTCCCAGGCTGTATTTGAACTTTTCCGTTGTAACAGCAGGAAGAGCCCATGGTTCCTCTAAAAAAAGGTAGGTACcatgaaattgtttaaatcaacAAGTTGTAAACATGATTGTGCAGTATTCCATAACAGTAAAAAACAAACCAACAATTTTAGTTCATATCCGTtgcatgttttatataatatgtaaatatctcATTACATGCAGGGATAGGAGAATTTTCATGTTTTCAATGAGAGTTTTTAAAGCATACGTAAGCAAagcatttaaaatatagtattaacgGTGATATAAAGTTATATTAGTGACTTAACTTCCCGTGAAGTGTAAGCTGTAAAATTCGTGTTTagtgtaatattgttattattttattttttattgtgtttattatattaacatttaaactgtTGTAATATTGCTAAATTAGCATCTTTACTGTTCTTTGAGCCTATTTTATCACTAAATTTTTACCAAACTATAATGTAAATACACGTTAATACATCTGTTTTAAcctaaaattgctttaaatatcattgttttttatagtgtataaaatgtaattcagTGTACGTTTATAGTATTTAGTTACATCTAATAGAATGTCaccaaaattatactttttctttCAGacaattactgttattttttgtttttaaaatatgattagtaattatttatttaattattaatatgatataacCACTACGTATTACTCAAAGTCAAGTTTCGAACATGCAACGTACAAGagtataacagtatttaaaaaaattgataaaatacaaCCAATGttacaattatcaaataatttcttACTACAACATTTGTGCAGCCCAACCTGTGACAGTGACGAAAGAGGTCTTGATACCAGTGTGGAATAGAGGCGCATCAGCAGACACCTCACACTTGTAGTATCCTGTCATATCTCTG is part of the Homalodisca vitripennis isolate AUS2020 chromosome 8, UT_GWSS_2.1, whole genome shotgun sequence genome and harbors:
- the LOC124368354 gene encoding uncharacterized protein LOC124368354; this encodes MIYSLGRKPFRFNQIISEQDMLISPRNSLSCSRCEACYWCLKDVALRVPEAVRAGDSLTLSCDFILEQEHLYSVKFYQGDTEFYRYVPEESPPTRVFPIEGVNVDISRSNSSSVTLSNVHRDMTGYYKCEVSADAPLFHTGIKTSFVTVTEEPWALPAVTTEKFKYSLGEKIRANCTSQGGYPPANLTWYINGQQVKHSPLVKVLYETMRGTRPDDSDTAVLRLEVDSSPKVFLEGRLRLRCLATQFTLYRRSTELDIVEDTPQLAPVLGPTAPHQDSNSGTRTSDLMCSFVFLVVLMTTWIASSDPTLLR